Proteins encoded within one genomic window of Sphingomonas sp. NBWT7:
- a CDS encoding XrtA/PEP-CTERM system exopolysaccharide export protein, translated as MRFPRGSKALLAATLASTALSGCMNGRSAGAELPPAAFVASKEQPGEEYVIGPLDSLQIFVWRNPELSSKVQVRPDGRITTPLVNDMPAVGKTPAMLADDMKLALREYIKDPIVSVIVDSFSGTYSQQVRIVGATEKPASLPYRANMTLLDAMIAVGGLNEYAAGNRARLVRYDRATGKQKEYNLSINRLLKNGDSSANVRLEPGDVIIIPESMF; from the coding sequence ATGCGTTTCCCGCGTGGTTCGAAGGCTTTGCTGGCAGCAACGCTGGCGTCGACCGCCCTTTCCGGCTGCATGAATGGCCGCAGCGCCGGCGCCGAGCTGCCGCCCGCGGCATTCGTCGCGAGCAAGGAGCAGCCCGGCGAAGAATATGTCATCGGCCCGCTCGATTCGCTGCAGATCTTCGTCTGGCGCAATCCCGAACTGTCGTCGAAGGTGCAGGTGCGCCCCGACGGCCGCATCACCACGCCGCTGGTCAACGACATGCCGGCGGTTGGCAAGACCCCGGCGATGCTGGCCGACGACATGAAGCTGGCGCTGCGCGAGTATATCAAGGACCCGATCGTCAGCGTCATCGTCGACAGCTTCTCGGGCACGTACAGCCAGCAGGTGCGCATCGTCGGCGCGACCGAGAAGCCCGCGTCGCTGCCGTACCGCGCCAACATGACGCTGCTCGACGCGATGATCGCGGTCGGCGGGCTCAACGAATATGCCGCCGGCAACCGCGCGCGGCTCGTCCGCTACGATCGCGCGACGGGCAAGCAGAAGGAATACAATCTCAGCATCAACCGCCTGCTCAAGAACGGTGATTCGAGCGCGAACGTCCGGCTGGAGCCGGGCGACGTGATCATTATCCCCGAGAGCATGTTCTGA
- a CDS encoding pyridoxal-dependent decarboxylase, exosortase A system-associated, whose translation MSKPFGPVPPPFAAQTGMLTIGGRSADAWVAAHGSPLFVYDPTIVAQKIAAFRAAFPGIDLHYAIKANPFAPLLAAIAPLVDGLDVASAGELAKAQAVKPAATISFAGPGKRDVELEAAIIAGATLNVESEGEARRALAIGTRVGRTPQLAIRVNPDIELKGSGMKMGGRPSPFGVDSERAAALVRAIVGAGAEWRGFHIFAGSQALDTDALIETQAATLALAERLSDEAGHVPPLVNLGGGFGIPYFPGDVPVAIDRIGAALAERLATSPLTAAGTRYAIELGRWLVGECGVYLTRIVDRKESRGETFLVVDGGMHHQLAASGNFGTVVRRNYPVAIARRLGEPASDAVSVVGCLCTPLDRLADRVALPPADVGDVVAIFLAGAYGATASPAAFLGHPAPAEVLAEAS comes from the coding sequence ATGAGCAAGCCGTTCGGGCCGGTGCCACCGCCGTTCGCGGCGCAGACGGGCATGTTGACGATCGGCGGGCGCTCCGCGGACGCGTGGGTCGCGGCGCACGGATCGCCGCTGTTCGTCTACGATCCCACGATCGTCGCGCAGAAGATCGCCGCGTTCCGCGCGGCTTTCCCCGGCATCGATCTGCACTATGCGATCAAGGCCAATCCCTTCGCGCCGCTGCTCGCCGCGATCGCGCCGCTCGTCGATGGGCTCGACGTGGCGTCCGCCGGCGAGCTCGCGAAGGCGCAGGCGGTGAAGCCCGCGGCGACGATCAGCTTCGCCGGGCCGGGCAAGCGCGACGTCGAGCTGGAAGCGGCGATCATCGCCGGCGCGACGCTCAACGTCGAATCGGAGGGGGAGGCGCGCCGCGCGCTCGCGATCGGAACGCGTGTAGGGCGGACGCCGCAGCTCGCGATTCGCGTCAATCCCGACATCGAGCTGAAGGGTTCGGGGATGAAGATGGGCGGTCGCCCGTCGCCCTTCGGCGTCGACTCGGAACGCGCGGCGGCGCTGGTCCGCGCGATCGTCGGGGCGGGCGCCGAGTGGCGCGGCTTCCACATCTTCGCCGGCAGCCAGGCGCTCGACACCGATGCGCTGATCGAGACGCAGGCCGCGACGCTCGCGCTCGCCGAGCGGCTGTCCGACGAAGCCGGGCACGTGCCGCCGCTCGTCAATCTCGGCGGCGGATTCGGCATTCCTTATTTTCCCGGTGACGTGCCGGTCGCGATCGATCGGATTGGCGCCGCGCTGGCGGAACGGCTGGCGACATCGCCGCTGACGGCGGCCGGCACGCGCTACGCGATCGAGCTCGGCCGCTGGCTGGTCGGCGAGTGCGGCGTGTATCTGACGCGGATCGTCGACCGTAAGGAGAGCCGCGGGGAGACGTTCCTCGTCGTCGACGGCGGCATGCATCATCAGCTCGCCGCCAGCGGCAATTTCGGCACGGTGGTGCGGCGCAACTATCCGGTCGCGATCGCGCGCCGGCTGGGCGAGCCGGCGAGCGATGCCGTCTCGGTGGTTGGCTGCCTGTGCACCCCGCTCGACCGGCTAGCCGACCGGGTGGCGCTGCCGCCGGCGGATGTCGGCGACGTCGTCGCGATCTTCCTCGCCGGCGCCTATGGCGCGACCGCCAGCCCGGCGGCGTTCCTCGGCCATCCCGCGCCGGCCGAGGTCCTCGCCGAGGCGTCCTAA
- a CDS encoding hydrolase 1, exosortase A system-associated, whose translation MTARRIIAFDCEGDTLIGSLDAGDAATGLLIVSGGNEIRAGAHRGMAQLAARLSADGLSVFRYDRRGIGDSGGVNAGYTVGRDDLLAAVAAFRRAQPTVTRIVGFGNCDAATTLAWWGRDAGFAAVVLANPFTVPPADDLPPTAAIRAHYAARLRDPAAWWRIARRGVSLSKLARGLARLAVPKRTPTIADRTLAAIAGWGADATIVLARHDATAIAYADAARRAGVAPRTVTIDTGSHSFARASDAAALEAAIRAAI comes from the coding sequence GTGACGGCGCGGCGGATCATCGCCTTCGACTGCGAAGGAGACACGCTCATCGGCTCGCTCGACGCGGGCGACGCGGCGACCGGGTTGCTGATCGTATCAGGCGGCAACGAGATTCGTGCCGGCGCGCATCGCGGCATGGCGCAGCTTGCGGCGCGGCTGTCGGCGGATGGCCTGTCGGTGTTCCGCTACGATCGCCGCGGCATTGGGGATTCGGGCGGGGTCAACGCCGGCTACACCGTAGGCCGCGACGATCTCCTTGCCGCAGTCGCGGCGTTCCGCCGCGCGCAGCCGACGGTGACGCGCATCGTCGGCTTCGGCAATTGTGACGCAGCGACGACGCTCGCCTGGTGGGGTCGCGACGCCGGGTTCGCGGCAGTCGTGCTCGCCAATCCGTTCACCGTGCCGCCCGCCGACGATCTGCCCCCCACCGCCGCGATCCGCGCGCATTATGCCGCGCGGCTGCGCGATCCGGCGGCCTGGTGGCGCATCGCGCGCCGCGGCGTCTCGCTAAGTAAGCTGGCCCGCGGGCTCGCCCGGCTCGCCGTGCCAAAGCGAACGCCGACAATCGCCGATCGCACACTGGCGGCGATCGCCGGCTGGGGCGCCGATGCGACGATCGTCCTCGCGCGGCACGATGCCACCGCGATTGCCTACGCCGATGCCGCGCGCCGCGCCGGCGTCGCACCGCGGACGGTGACGATCGACACCGGATCGCACAGCTTCGCGCGCGCCAGCGACGCGGCGGCGCTCGAAGCAGCGATCCGGGCCGCTATCTAG
- a CDS encoding S10 family peptidase yields the protein MKLRIALALGAALLAMPIAAQERPDGRVEGKAAVRADDAAIPPPTVSVTRHSGTFGGTRINYRAIAGDTYLKDKDGKPLASITSYSYIKEGPVDPKRPVTFLWNGGPGSGSLWLHMGAFGPRRVVIPSDARDDGAPPYPIVDNPDSLLDVTDIVFIDPVGTGFSRALGTKDPKDYWGVTKDAKSMAEFIRLWLNANGRWNAPKFIGGESYGTTRSAAVINELEGAGFTDVSINGILLISSILDFSAAADSPGNELGYVTNLPSMAATAWYHNKVANRPATVEEFVAEAKAFAIGPYAIALLKGNALTAAERQQVLPQLSRFTGVSQEYLARADLRLSPGRFYKELLRDRGQTIGRLDTRYLGKDYDDAGEEPDNDPSFYAIDGAYTAAMNQHSREFLNYSPDLTYSSIGGVRDWDWKIGGPRGGEGYLNVAPYIGRALRENSGLRVFVGQGYYDFATPFFGAEYSLNRTGIPNDGRISWHWYHAGHMMYVRDEDLRKLSSDIRGFIRAR from the coding sequence ATGAAGTTGCGTATCGCGCTGGCGCTTGGCGCCGCGTTGCTGGCGATGCCGATCGCGGCACAGGAGAGGCCCGACGGTAGGGTGGAGGGCAAGGCTGCCGTGAGGGCCGACGACGCCGCGATCCCGCCGCCGACCGTTTCGGTGACCCGGCATAGCGGCACCTTCGGCGGCACGCGGATCAACTATCGCGCGATCGCCGGCGACACGTATCTGAAGGACAAGGACGGCAAGCCGCTCGCGTCGATTACGTCGTACAGCTACATCAAGGAAGGACCGGTCGATCCCAAGCGACCGGTGACCTTCCTGTGGAACGGCGGGCCGGGCTCGGGCTCGCTGTGGCTGCACATGGGCGCGTTCGGTCCGCGGCGGGTGGTCATCCCGTCGGACGCACGCGATGATGGCGCGCCGCCCTATCCGATCGTCGACAATCCCGATTCGCTGCTCGACGTCACCGACATCGTATTCATCGATCCCGTCGGCACCGGCTTCAGCCGCGCGTTGGGGACGAAGGACCCGAAGGATTACTGGGGCGTCACCAAAGACGCCAAATCGATGGCCGAGTTCATCCGGCTGTGGCTCAACGCCAACGGGCGATGGAACGCGCCCAAGTTCATCGGCGGTGAGAGCTACGGCACCACGCGCTCGGCGGCGGTGATCAACGAGCTCGAAGGCGCGGGCTTCACCGACGTGTCGATCAACGGCATCCTGCTGATCTCGTCGATCCTCGATTTCAGCGCCGCAGCCGACTCACCAGGCAACGAACTCGGCTACGTCACCAACCTGCCGTCGATGGCGGCGACTGCCTGGTACCACAACAAGGTGGCGAACCGCCCCGCGACCGTCGAGGAATTCGTCGCGGAGGCGAAGGCGTTCGCGATCGGGCCCTATGCCATCGCGCTGCTCAAGGGCAATGCGCTGACCGCGGCTGAGCGCCAGCAGGTTCTGCCGCAGCTGTCACGCTTCACCGGCGTATCGCAGGAGTATCTCGCGCGCGCCGATCTGCGCCTGTCGCCCGGCCGTTTTTACAAGGAACTGCTGCGCGACCGGGGGCAGACGATCGGGCGGCTGGATACGCGCTATCTCGGCAAGGACTACGACGATGCCGGCGAGGAGCCCGACAACGATCCCAGCTTCTACGCGATCGACGGCGCGTATACCGCGGCGATGAACCAGCATTCGCGCGAGTTCCTCAACTATTCGCCGGACCTCACCTACTCCTCGATCGGCGGCGTGCGCGACTGGGACTGGAAGATCGGCGGGCCGCGCGGCGGCGAGGGCTATCTCAACGTTGCGCCCTATATCGGCCGCGCGCTGCGCGAGAACAGCGGGCTGCGCGTGTTCGTCGGCCAGGGATATTATGATTTCGCGACGCCGTTCTTCGGCGCGGAATATTCGCTGAACCGTACGGGCATTCCGAACGACGGGCGGATCAGCTGGCATTGGTACCACGCCGGGCACATGATGTACGTGCGCGACGAGGACCTGCGCAAATTGTCGAGCGATATCCGCGGCTTCATCCGCGCGCGCTGA
- a CDS encoding acyl carrier protein — translation MIPDSKTEVDATVRAVLKDVLALSDAQVAAFDDTTPLFGALPELDSMAVAGVLTEIEDRLGIVIDDDEVDGEMLETFGALTTFAATKALL, via the coding sequence ATGATTCCGGATAGCAAGACCGAAGTCGACGCAACGGTTCGCGCCGTGCTCAAGGACGTTCTGGCGCTGTCGGACGCGCAGGTCGCCGCCTTCGACGATACCACGCCGCTGTTCGGCGCGCTGCCCGAACTCGATTCGATGGCCGTGGCCGGCGTGCTGACCGAGATCGAGGATCGCCTCGGCATCGTGATCGACGACGACGAGGTCGACGGCGAGATGCTCGAGACGTTCGGCGCGCTCACCACTTTCGCTGCGACCAAGGCGCTGCTGTAA
- a CDS encoding acyl-CoA ligase (AMP-forming), exosortase A system-associated, whose translation MVPLDPIPRPIDHVLAGRPDAPALRDRAGTMTFAEVEAEVARLAGWLAGQGFAAGDRIATWLPKTREACLMPLAAPRAGLVHVPINPLLKRAQVGHILADSGARLLLTQEARAATLEASDRGDAAIVTATGEGDALPPSSDDPQALAAILYTSGSTGRPKGVMLSHANLWLGANSVAHYLALEPHDIVLGVLPLSFDYGQNQLFSTWAAGACVAPLDYLTARDVIKAVERTDATTLAGVPPLWVQLLETEWPEAARHALRRLTNSGGALTVRIVHALRERFPAADLYPMYGLTEAFRSTYLPPALVDAHPESIGRAIPHAEIMLVRPDGTPAGAGEPGELVHAGPLVAQGYWRDPARTAARFRPAPAFSRFGGTAVWSGDTAVADEAGLLRFVGRDDEMIKSAGNRISPGEIEEAVVAGGEAHEAVAVGVPDARLGQAIVVVARGDAAAEPALRDRLKRDLPNFMQPARIAWRDDLPRNANGKLDRAAIAASVRVEETS comes from the coding sequence ATGGTCCCGCTCGATCCAATTCCCCGGCCGATCGATCACGTGCTGGCCGGCCGCCCGGATGCGCCGGCACTGCGCGATCGCGCGGGCACGATGACCTTCGCCGAGGTGGAGGCGGAGGTCGCACGGCTCGCGGGCTGGCTGGCGGGGCAGGGGTTTGCCGCAGGCGACCGCATCGCGACCTGGCTCCCCAAGACGCGCGAGGCGTGTCTGATGCCGCTCGCCGCGCCGCGCGCGGGCCTCGTTCACGTGCCGATCAATCCGCTGCTCAAGCGCGCGCAGGTCGGGCATATCCTGGCCGACAGTGGCGCGCGCCTGCTGCTGACCCAAGAGGCGCGCGCGGCGACTCTCGAGGCGAGTGACCGCGGCGATGCGGCGATCGTCACCGCGACCGGGGAGGGGGACGCGCTGCCGCCCTCATCCGACGATCCGCAGGCGCTGGCGGCGATCCTCTACACGTCGGGATCGACCGGCCGGCCGAAGGGCGTGATGCTGAGCCACGCGAACCTGTGGCTCGGCGCGAACAGCGTCGCGCATTACTTAGCGCTCGAGCCGCACGACATCGTCCTTGGCGTCCTGCCGCTGAGCTTCGATTACGGGCAGAACCAGCTGTTCTCGACATGGGCGGCGGGCGCGTGCGTCGCGCCGCTCGATTATCTCACCGCGCGCGACGTCATCAAGGCGGTCGAGCGCACCGACGCGACGACGCTCGCCGGCGTGCCGCCCTTGTGGGTCCAGCTGCTCGAGACGGAGTGGCCCGAGGCGGCGCGGCACGCGCTGCGGCGGCTGACCAATTCGGGCGGCGCGCTGACGGTGCGGATAGTGCACGCGCTGCGCGAACGCTTCCCGGCGGCGGACCTCTACCCGATGTACGGCCTGACCGAGGCGTTCCGGTCGACCTATCTGCCGCCCGCGCTCGTCGACGCGCATCCCGAATCGATCGGCCGCGCGATCCCGCACGCGGAGATCATGCTCGTGCGGCCCGATGGAACGCCCGCCGGCGCCGGTGAGCCGGGCGAACTGGTCCATGCCGGGCCGCTCGTCGCGCAGGGCTATTGGCGCGATCCGGCGCGCACGGCGGCACGGTTTCGCCCGGCACCTGCCTTCTCTCGCTTCGGCGGCACCGCCGTATGGTCGGGCGACACGGCGGTCGCCGACGAAGCCGGGCTGCTGCGCTTCGTCGGACGCGACGATGAGATGATCAAATCCGCCGGCAACCGCATCAGCCCGGGCGAGATCGAAGAGGCGGTGGTCGCCGGTGGTGAGGCACACGAGGCGGTAGCGGTCGGCGTGCCCGACGCGCGGCTCGGGCAGGCGATCGTCGTCGTCGCGCGCGGCGACGCGGCTGCCGAGCCAGCACTGCGCGACCGGCTGAAGCGCGATCTGCCCAATTTCATGCAGCCGGCGCGGATAGCGTGGCGCGACGATCTGCCGCGCAATGCGAACGGCAAGCTCGACCGCGCGGCGATCGCCGCATCGGTCCGCGTGGAGGAGACGTCATGA